One Nitrospira sp. DNA segment encodes these proteins:
- a CDS encoding type I secretion system permease/ATPase: protein MSANAARVPSYPPDIGRSASFPVETDTGLICLLILARFHALPADGAQLRHQFAQSGQVLSDTDLLRAAKHLGMKAGLVKTTWNRLPGTPLPALAKRADGRYLVLAKLEGEKVLVQDPVEGRPLVFAREQFEGIWTGELLLFTKRANVRLQDLKFDFTWFIPAIVKYRKFFGEVLIASFFLQLFALVTPLFTQVIIDKVLVHKGFTTLHVLAIGMIVLAIFEALLGGLRSYLFAHTTNRIDVSLGAQLFRHVLALPLSYFEARRIGDTVARVRELEQIRQFLTSHSVTVVLDVFFTVVFLTVMWFYSPTLTLVVMASLPIYALLSVAITPAIRARLHEKFNRGAENQAFLVEAVSGIQTVKALAVEPPLMRKWEEQLAGYVQASFRATSLMTIAGQSATCVQKVTTVAVLWLGAYRVIGGDLSIGQLIAFTMLSAQVTGPLLRLVNLWQEFQQVGISIERLGDVLNTPPEPSYNPNRTTLPQVTGQVQFDEVTFRYRHDGPEVVRKLSCVIEPGRMIGIVGRSGSGKSTIAKLLQRLYVPERGRILVDGVDLAQVDPAWLRRQVGVVLQENFLFNGSVRSNIALTDPGLSMEQVIQAAKLAGAHEFILELSDGYDTVLGEHGCTLSGGQRQRIAIARALVANPRILIFDEATSALDYESEAVIQRNMAEIAKGRTVVVIAHRLSTVRPAHRIYVVERGEIVEQGSHDQLLGLGGLYARLHKYQSGEGPIEMKSKE from the coding sequence ATGTCAGCCAATGCCGCGCGGGTTCCCTCCTATCCACCGGATATCGGACGTTCTGCCAGTTTTCCAGTCGAGACCGATACCGGACTGATCTGCCTCCTTATTCTTGCGCGATTTCATGCCCTCCCCGCTGATGGCGCCCAGCTTCGGCATCAGTTTGCGCAGTCCGGACAGGTGCTCTCCGATACGGATCTGCTCCGTGCTGCCAAACATCTGGGCATGAAAGCCGGGCTGGTCAAGACCACATGGAACAGACTACCCGGGACACCGTTACCGGCTTTGGCCAAGCGAGCGGATGGGCGCTACCTCGTCTTAGCTAAACTCGAAGGGGAGAAGGTGCTGGTCCAAGATCCCGTCGAAGGGCGCCCCCTGGTGTTCGCTCGAGAACAGTTCGAAGGAATCTGGACCGGCGAATTGTTGCTCTTCACGAAGCGGGCCAATGTCCGTCTCCAAGACCTGAAGTTCGATTTCACCTGGTTCATCCCTGCGATCGTCAAGTACCGAAAATTTTTCGGCGAAGTCCTGATCGCCTCATTCTTTCTCCAGCTCTTTGCCCTCGTGACGCCGCTCTTTACCCAAGTGATCATCGATAAGGTGCTGGTGCATAAGGGGTTTACCACGCTCCATGTGTTGGCCATCGGAATGATCGTGCTGGCGATCTTTGAGGCACTCTTGGGCGGGCTTCGTTCCTATCTGTTTGCCCATACGACAAATCGGATTGATGTCAGCCTGGGCGCACAACTCTTTCGCCATGTCTTGGCGCTTCCTCTTTCCTATTTTGAAGCGAGGCGCATCGGCGATACGGTGGCACGGGTCAGGGAGTTAGAGCAAATCCGTCAATTCTTGACCAGCCATTCGGTCACCGTGGTGCTCGACGTCTTCTTTACCGTCGTTTTTCTGACCGTGATGTGGTTCTACAGTCCGACACTCACCCTTGTGGTGATGGCGTCGTTGCCGATCTATGCGTTGTTGTCCGTGGCGATTACCCCGGCGATTCGTGCTCGGTTGCATGAGAAGTTCAACCGCGGCGCTGAGAACCAGGCCTTCTTGGTGGAAGCGGTCAGCGGGATTCAGACCGTGAAGGCCCTGGCGGTGGAGCCGCCGCTGATGCGGAAATGGGAGGAGCAGCTGGCGGGCTATGTGCAAGCGAGTTTCCGTGCGACGAGCTTGATGACGATCGCTGGGCAGTCTGCCACGTGCGTGCAGAAAGTTACCACAGTGGCTGTGCTATGGCTGGGAGCCTATCGTGTGATCGGCGGCGACCTCAGCATCGGGCAATTGATTGCCTTCACCATGCTGTCGGCCCAGGTGACGGGACCGCTCCTCCGTCTGGTGAATCTCTGGCAGGAGTTTCAGCAGGTCGGTATTTCAATCGAGCGTCTGGGTGATGTACTCAACACGCCGCCGGAGCCGTCGTACAACCCGAACAGGACGACGCTGCCGCAGGTCACAGGGCAGGTGCAATTTGACGAGGTCACATTTCGGTATCGACATGATGGGCCGGAGGTCGTTCGCAAACTGTCCTGTGTCATTGAGCCTGGCCGGATGATCGGGATCGTCGGGCGCTCAGGGTCCGGGAAAAGCACGATCGCGAAGCTACTGCAGCGGCTCTATGTGCCGGAGCGAGGACGGATCCTCGTCGACGGCGTCGATCTTGCTCAGGTTGACCCCGCCTGGTTGCGAAGACAAGTAGGTGTGGTGCTGCAAGAGAACTTCCTGTTCAACGGTTCAGTGCGGAGCAATATCGCGCTGACCGATCCCGGCCTGTCGATGGAGCAAGTGATTCAAGCGGCGAAGTTGGCCGGCGCCCATGAGTTTATCCTGGAATTGTCGGACGGCTACGACACGGTGCTCGGCGAGCATGGGTGTACCTTGTCGGGCGGGCAGCGCCAGCGGATTGCCATCGCCAGGGCTTTGGTCGCGAACCCCCGTATTCTGATTTTCGATGAGGCCACCAGTGCCCTCGACTATGAGTCTGAAGCGGTGATTCAGCGGAACATGGCGGAGATTGCCAAGGGACGGACGGTCGTGGTGATCGCCCATCGGCTGAGCACGGTGCGGCCGGCCCATCGCATCTATGTCGTCGAACGGGGCGAGATTGTCGAGCAGGGGTCGCATGACCAACTGCTCGGCCTCGGCGGATTGTACGCGCGGTTGCATAAGTATCAAAGCGGCGAGGGACCAATCGAGATGAAAAGTAAGGAGTGA
- a CDS encoding HlyD family type I secretion periplasmic adaptor subunit codes for MVFGTLSRQWTVWKAAWQAESRQPSGIVAPSGRASEFLPAVLELQQAPPSPIGRALIWTIVSAFTAAVLWASFGWIDIVATAQGKIIPSGYSKIIQPYETGVIAAIHVQDGQVVKQGDLLIELDATLNRADQDRASHEQRAAKVEAARLRALIKGQAVFDAPADADHTYVLLQQQLLRDQLAEYQAKVAAAQHLMDQRRAAVEQTHENILRLEATVPMEVERAEAYKKLLDHEAVTKMDFLQAEGQRIDKAQELAAQKKKLVQDRAALAEAAQHYRAMVSEFQQNKQAELSVLETKTASLAQEVTKAGQKAGLQRLMSPIDGVVQQLAVHTVGGVVTPAQQLLIIVPREHPVEIEAQVENKDVGFVKEGQPVEIKVETFPFTLYGTIPGHVLTVSDDAASIEKVGLVYPTRVSMERSTIHVEGKQVNLSPGMAVTVEIKTGQRRIIEYLLSPLLKSVKESLRER; via the coding sequence ATGGTGTTCGGTACGCTCTCACGACAGTGGACGGTGTGGAAGGCGGCTTGGCAGGCTGAATCACGCCAGCCCTCCGGCATCGTCGCCCCGAGTGGACGGGCTTCGGAATTCCTTCCGGCGGTCTTGGAACTCCAGCAGGCACCTCCCTCGCCGATCGGGCGCGCGCTCATCTGGACGATTGTGTCGGCCTTCACAGCGGCTGTGTTGTGGGCCTCATTCGGCTGGATCGACATTGTCGCGACCGCGCAGGGCAAGATCATTCCCAGCGGCTATTCCAAGATCATCCAACCCTATGAAACCGGCGTGATTGCCGCCATTCATGTGCAGGATGGGCAAGTGGTGAAGCAAGGCGATCTACTGATCGAGTTGGATGCCACGCTCAATCGTGCCGATCAGGATCGTGCCTCACACGAACAGCGTGCAGCGAAAGTAGAAGCGGCCCGGTTGCGGGCCCTGATAAAGGGGCAGGCCGTCTTCGACGCTCCTGCCGATGCCGACCACACCTATGTCTTGCTGCAGCAACAGTTGTTACGTGATCAGTTGGCGGAGTATCAGGCCAAGGTGGCCGCGGCACAGCACCTCATGGATCAGCGCCGGGCGGCGGTCGAGCAAACCCATGAGAATATTCTCCGTTTGGAAGCCACGGTGCCGATGGAGGTCGAGCGGGCTGAGGCCTACAAGAAGTTGTTGGACCATGAGGCTGTCACCAAAATGGATTTTCTCCAGGCCGAGGGGCAACGGATCGACAAGGCGCAGGAGTTGGCCGCACAGAAAAAGAAGTTGGTCCAAGATCGGGCCGCGCTCGCAGAGGCTGCACAACACTATCGAGCCATGGTGTCGGAGTTCCAACAGAACAAGCAGGCCGAACTGTCCGTTCTGGAAACCAAGACGGCCTCGCTCGCACAGGAAGTGACAAAGGCGGGTCAAAAGGCCGGGTTGCAGCGACTGATGTCCCCGATCGACGGGGTGGTACAGCAGCTCGCCGTCCATACGGTTGGCGGCGTCGTGACACCGGCTCAGCAGCTGCTCATTATCGTGCCACGTGAGCATCCCGTGGAGATTGAGGCGCAGGTGGAAAATAAGGACGTCGGGTTTGTGAAAGAAGGGCAGCCGGTCGAGATCAAAGTCGAAACGTTTCCGTTCACCTTATATGGGACTATTCCTGGCCATGTGCTGACGGTTTCCGACGATGCCGCTTCCATTGAAAAGGTCGGGCTCGTCTATCCCACCAGAGTCAGTATGGAGCGATCCACGATCCACGTCGAAGGCAAGCAGGTGAATCTTTCTCCGGGGATGGCGGTGACGGTCGAGATCAAGACCGGGCAGCGCCGGATCATCGAGTACCTGCTGAGCCCATTACTCAAGTCGGTAAAAGAAAGTCTGAGGGAGCGCTAG